The genomic interval GCGGCCCTGAGCTGATTCCCTTCCACTCTCATCAGGACATGCTCAATCAATGGCTTCTCGGCCGCCTCAATAACAAATCGATATAAGTTCTTGGACCCTCCTGCATAGAAAAAGGCTTCTTCCAGTTCTCCGACCACTTGCTCGACAGATTTCATTCGATGAGATTTTTGCCTTTTCACGGTTTTTGTGTGTTCCTCTTATTTTAATATTCATATGGCATTTTTGCAATGCCCTATTACCAGGCAATTAACAGAGAACCAAGCATGGCTTTTTCAAAGTTGTTTTTATTTGTCATGCCGACAGCACGCTCTTCTTCTCCATTGAAGAAGGATTAGAAATTAGCCTTAACATGCTTAAAAAGCAGGCAATAGAAGCGAAAAAACTGAGGAATCCCCCCTTGTACTTTCTCTCTGTCGCAAAGAAAGCAAGGGGAGATTTTTCCTCATTCCGGTTTGCCTGTCTTATTTACAGAATAGGCAAAAGGTTTTCCATCTCATACTGGGTCAACTGAATGCGATAATCGTCCCATTCCTTTCGCTTCAAGGCAACGAAGCGGCTGAAGACATGATCGCCAAGGGCTTTTTTCACCAGCTCGCTATTTTCGGTCAGAGTGATGGCCTCACCCAGACTGTCCGGCAGGGACTCGATCCCGGCAGCCTTTCTTTCGGCAGCCGTCAGATGATAGAGGTTTTTCTCCATCGGCTCCGGCATAGTATATCCCTTTTCGATGCCCTCAAGACCTGCATGGAGAATAACGGCAAAGGTCAGGTAGGGGTTACAGGCCGGATCTGGGCAGCGCAGCTCTGCCCTCGTAGCAACCTCTTTTCCCGGATGATACATGGGTACCCGGATGAGAGCGGAGCGGTTTCTTCTCGACCAGGCCACGTAAACCGGGGCTTCATATCCGGGTACGAGCCTCTTGTAAGAGTTGACCCACTGAGCGAATACCGATGACATCTCCCGGGCATGCTTCAGTTGTCCGGCAATATACCCTTTAGCTTCTGCACTGAGGTTATACTTGTCATTAGCGTCAAAGAAGGCGTTCCTGCTGCCGCGGAACAGGGACTGATGGGTATGCATACCGCTTCCGTTCTGCCCGAAGAGCGGCTTGGGCATGAAGGTGGCATAGCAGTCATACTGGGCAGCAATCTCCTTGACCGTCACCCGGTACGTGATGACATTATCGGCCATCTTCAGGGCATCGGCAAAGCGCATGTCAATTTCGTGCTGTGAGGGGCCAACCTCGTGGTGGCTGTATTCGATCTGGACGCCCATCTGCTCCAGGGCCAGAATGGTATCCCGGCGCATGTCGCTGGCCACATCCAGGGTAGTCAAATCAAAGTAGCCGCCCTTGTCCAGAATCTCGGTAGCCTGATCGTTCTTGAAGTAGAAATATTCGAGCTCCGGGCCGGTATAAAAATGATCGAATCCCATGTCCTTGGCTCTTTGGAGTGCCCTTTTCAGAACGTAGCGGGGATCGCCCTCGTACGGTTTTTTATCCGGGGTGAGGATGTCGCAGATCATCCTGGCCACGGCCTTTTCCTTGGGACGCCAGGGAAGAATCTGAAAGGTGCCGGGATCCGGCATGGCTATCATGTCACTCTCTTCTATGGACTGAAAACCGGTAATGGAAGAGCCATCGAATCCCATGCCATTTTCCAGAGCCCCTTCAAGCTCACTATCCGTGATGGAAAAGCTCTTTACCTGCCCCAGAATATCGGTAAACCACAGCCGGATAAACTTGACATCTCTCTCCTTGATTAGGGACAGTATTTCCTCTTTACTTTTGGTTGACATCTACTTTTCCTCCTTTTCGACTACGTTACCTCTTGGGGTTAACGACCATAATGAACGCTATTGCCTATATCTCCTCCTCGGAGCACTGGTAAATACTCTTTTCTTTTCATGCTATTTCTCCCCCTTGGTGACTAAAATATGGGCAAGCTTGATGCCACCTGAAAATTACCGGATTTCATAGTCTAAATAGCCTTTATTTCTAGTAAGTTATAAAGACTCAACCTGATTTTGCTGAATGTTGTGGCTCTGACAGAATCCGCGCATCCATTTTCGGCCACTGATTAATCTTTCACCACAAATAGACGTTTTTCCCTCTACTTATCTGATCTGCCTGAATTTTGGCATATGCTCGATTTTTGGCAGCATGATTGCCAGCTCAGGGAGCACCTTCTCCACCGCAGGTGTGATTACACTCGAAGCCCTGCCATTTTTCTTCTCAAAAGTGACGACAAACAGGTATGAACCAAAGCCGGCAAGAAGAAGGCTGACCGTCGCCTGGACTGTCGCAAGCGACGGTGCAAGGGGTCGCAATCGATCCCGGCAATGGCCGGGATCGAAAATGGAGGAGGTTATGTATTGATTTTTCTTCGACAATTTTCTTTTCGCTGCTTGGCATTGCCTATGCAGATGCAAAGATTGCCAAGCAAATAAGCAGGAAAAATGAATAAATTGTGTTCACAATACTTTTATAAGAATTATATTATTGGCTATTTTTATATCAGAAGGAGGTAATACTATGGCTTACTGGGATCCATTACGGGAAATGGAGTCTTTGCGCCGTGATTTTGATCGGATTTTCAGCACCCTCGGAGAATGGACATCCCCATTCTCGCGGGCATCGTTCCTTCCGGGGCTGTCAACATGGCAATATCCAATGGTTAATATCAACGAAGATAAAGACAACTATTATGTTGAGGCTCTGGCGCCGGGAGTTAATCCAAAAGCCATTGACATTTCGATCGCTCATAACAGCCTGACGATTTCAGGAGAAAAGCTTATGGCCGGTGCCGGCGTCGAGGTCAAGCCCGAAGCTTATCACCGCAATGAACGGGCTGCCGGCAAGTTCAGCCGTTCCATAGAGATGCCGACTGAAGTGGATGCGGACAAGGTCAAGGCAGATTACCGAAACGGCCTGCTGTTAGTGACCTTACCAAAGTCTGAAAAGGCCAAACCGAAACAGATTACTGTCAATGTTGGATAACTCAAGAGATCAGGTGAGCGAAAGACCGATCTTCGAGTTTCTGCTCAGGAAAGATCTCGTTCATCGGAAATAGGGAGGAAAGAACAATGGCTGAAAGAACAGTTCCCGTAACTACTGCCAAAGCAAAGGAGCCGATTGCCCGCGAGGAAACCCGGCAGGAGGAGCGCTTTCTGGTTCCCCCGGTCGATATTTACGAAACTCCGGAGCTGCTTATGGTTATCGCTGACATGCCTGGGGTGGATAAGGAGAATGTCGATGTCCGGGTTGACAATAATGTTTTGACCATCCAGGGAAAATCCGGGCAGATAGCTCCGGGCAATCCGGTTTACACCGAGTTTTCTCTCCTGAATTTTTTCCGCCAGTTTCAGCTCAGTGAAATGATGGATCAGGAGAAGATCGGTGCCGATCTCAAAAACGGTACTCTGATCATCCGGCTGCCAAAAGCGGAGAAGGCCAAACCAAAGAAGATCACGGTTAATGTGACCTGAAAAATACACCTGGCCGGGAGGGGAAAATGGCTGAAGAGCATAATTAGCTGTTGACCTCTCTCCGGCAGGATCATGCTGATAAAGCAGAGAGAAGTATAAGCACGCTATTTTAAAAATCCGCCTGCCGAAGAGCGAGCACACCGCCGCAGGATATAATTCCCTTTGCAATACAAAGGATTATGGTATATTATATTCCTTGATTCATCAAGTCAGACTGTTTGACTCCTTACTGTTTCATTGAGGTTACGAGGAGGTAAAAATTCATGGATATGAATCGCTTGACACAAAAATCTCAGGAAGCGCTTCAGCAAGCCCAGACGAAAGCCCTTCGTTATGGTCATTCGGATATCGATACCGAACATTTGCTTTTGGCTCTGCTGGAGCAGCCGGAGGGTCTGATCCCCCGACTGTTCAATAAAATGGACGTTCCGGTCGAGCCGCTGAAAGCCGAGATCGAACAGGTGCTTCAAAAGCGGCCGAGCGTTACCGGTCCAGGTCGGCAGCAGGGGCAGGTCTATATCACGCCGGCCCTGAGCCAGATACTGATCAGGGCTGAGGATGAGGCCAAGCATTTGAAAGACGAATATGTTTCTGTTGAGCACATCGTTTTGGCCATGATCGATGAAGGGATTAACAGTGCGGCTGGACGCCTGCTCAAACAATTCAACGTAACCAGGGAGAGGCTTTTGCAGGCCCTGACTGAGGTGAGGGGGCACCAGAGGGTGGCCAGTGCCAACCCTGAAGCGACCTATGAAGCCCTGGAGCGCTACGGACGCGACCTGGTACGCGAAGTCCAGGTCGGAAAGCTTGACCCGGTGATCGGCCGTGATGCCGAAATCCGCCGGGTTATCCGCATCTTATCGCGAAAAACCAAAAACAATCCTGTCCTGATTGGTGAGCCGGGCGTAGGAAAAACGGCTATTGTCGAGGGTCTGGCCCACCGGATCGTCCGGGGCGATGTACCGGAAGGGTTGAAAAATAAGTCCATCTTTTCTCTCGACATGGGAGCCCTGCTGGCCGGAGCCAAATACCGCGGTGAGTTCGAGGAGCGGCTGAAGGCGGTCCTTCAGGAAATCAGGCAAAGTGAAGGACAGATACTGCTTTTCATCGATGAGCTGCATACCATTGTCGGAGCCGGAAAGGCGGAAGGGGCCATCGATGCGGGCAATATGCTCAAGCCCATGCTGGCCCGCGGTGAGCTGCATTGCATCGGGGCTACTACTATCGATGAATACCGCAAGCATATCGAAAAGGATGCTGCTTTGGAGCGGCGGTTTCAGCCGGTTCTGATCGATCCTCCATCGGTCGAGGATACTATCTCGATCCTCCGGGGTCTTCGGGAGCGGTTCGAGGTGCATCATGGCGTCAAGATTCAGGACAATGCCCTGGTAGCGGCGGCCACCCTTTCCAGTCGCTACATCACCGACCGGTTTTTACCTGACAAGGCCATTGATCTTGTCGATGAGGCATGTGCCATGATCCGTACCGAGATGGACTCCATGCCCGCCGAGCTCGATGAGGTGACCCGGCGGATCATGCAACTTGAGATCGAGGAGGCGGCCCTGAATAAGGAAAAGGATACCGCCAGCCGCGAGCGGCTCAAGACCCTGCAGAAAGAACTGGCTGAGCTGAAAGCCAGGGCTGATTCCATGAGGGCCCAGTGGGAGGCGGAAAAACAGGCTATCCGCAAGGTCCAGACTCTCCGGGAGGAAATAGAGCAGATGCGTCAGGAAATCAGCCGGGCCGAGCGGGCTTATGACCTCAACCGGGCTGCGGAATTAAAACACGGCAAACTCCCTGAGCTCGAACGCAGGCTGAAAGCCGAAGAAAGCAGACTGGCCCAGAAGCAGGGCCAGGGAAAGCTTTTGCGTGAGGAGGTGACCGGGGAGGAAATTGCCGAAATCGTATCCCGGTGGACCGGCATTCCCGTAACCCGCCTGGTCGAGGGCGAACGGGAAAAACTCCTGAAACTCGATCAGATTCTCCATGCCAGGGTTGTTGGTCAGGATGAAGCGGTACAACTGGTATCCGATGCCATCATCCGTGCCAGGTCCGGAATCAAAGACCCCCGCAGACCGATCGGCTCCTTTATCTTTCTTGGTCCTACCGGGGTCGGGAAAACGGAACTGGCCAGGACGCTGGCCGAATCACTTTTTGACACCGAGGAGAACATGATCCGCATCGACATGTCCGAGTACATGGAAAAGCACACTGTCTCTCGGCTCATCGGTGCACCGCCCGGTTATGTCGGGTATGAAGAAGGGGGACAGTTGACCGAAGCGGTACGAAGAAAACCCTATTCGGTGGTCCTTTTCGACGAAATCGAAAAAGCGCACCAGGATGTTTTCAATGTCCTGCTTCAGATCCTGGATGATGGACGGGTCACTGACTCCCAGGGGCATACGGTCGATTTCAAGAATACCGTTATCATCATGACCAGCAATATCGGCTCCGGCTATCTCTTTGAAGGAATCACCGAGCAGGGAGAGATCAAGGAATCAGCCCGCGAAGCCGTAATGGTGGAGCTTCGCCAGCATTTTCGTCCTGAATTCCTGAACCGGGTGGATGAGATTATCCTCTTTAAACCGCTGACGCTGGGAGAAATTGAAAAAATTGTTGATCTTTTACTTGATAATTTGAGAAAGCGGCTTTCGCCCAGGCGACTGACCCTGGAATTGTCCGAGCCTGCCCGCCGGTTCATTGCTGAAAAAGGATATGATCCTGTCTATGGAGCACGGCCGCTGAAAAGATTCATTACCCGTGAGCTTGAAACCCGCCTCAGCCGTGCACTGATCCAGGGAGATATTCTCGATGGAGCTAAAATTACGGTTGGACTTGCCGATAGCCATCTTTCACTCGAACATGAAAACCCGGCAGTCACGGAAACCGGCGAGGCAAAGGTTGCAGGCTAAAGGAGCCAAAAATGTGTGAGAACCATGAGCGATTTTGACCAAAGCCAGGGAAAAGACCAACTCTTTTCTTCGCTCGACCAGGAGATGGAGGTGCCAGGAGGAAATTTCCTTGGCATTGTAGGCCAAAGTGAACTGATGAAACGGGTGTTCCATAAGATCACCGTTTATGGTCCTGCTCAGGCACCGGTCATAATTACCGGAGAAACGGGCACTGGTAAGGAACTGATTGCCAGGGCACTGCATGAGCGAAGTGAAAGGTTCAAGATGCCGTTTGTGGCCGTAAATTGCTCCGCTCTCTCTGAAGAGCTGTTTGAGTCGGAACTTTTCGGTCATGAGCGGGGCTCGTTTACCGGCGCAGTCAAGACCCACAAAGGCCGCTTTGAGCGGGCTGATAAAGGCACGCTTTTTCTCGATGAAATTGGTGATATGCCCCTGAAAACCCAGGCAAAAATCCTTCGGGTGCTGGAGGAGGGGAAATTTGAGCGGGTTGGAGGCGAGCAGGAATACCCGGTAGATGTCCGGATCATTGCGGCCACCAATGTCTCTCTGGAGCAGGCTGTGGCCGTGCGCCGGTTTCGGGCCGATCTCTATCACCGTCTGGCTGTATTCCGGATCCATGTGCCCCCCCTCCGGGACCGGCCCGGAGACATAGCCCTGCTTGTAGATCATTTCCTGAAAATCTTAAACCAACGGTATAACCGCCATGTTCTTCGCCTGACTCCTGAAGCTTTGAAAGTCCTGGCTGACTACCATTGGCCTGGAAATGTGAGAGAGCTGCGCAATGTATTGGAGCGGGTATATGTTGAGAGCCGCGGTATGGTTATTGGCCATAATTCCTTGAACGAATGGGTTCGGGAGCGGGATTACTTTGCCGCCGGAGAATGGAACCTCTACTTTCCGGAAAACCGGAAAGCTGCAAAACCAGCTATTATTGTGCCCCATGCCCCCTCTTCGAATTCCCGCCAGGTGGCCCTGCTTCCTTTCAAGCATGACACTCCTCCCCGCCTGGGAGATGAGCATTGGGGAACCCCACCATCAACTTCACTGCCGGCCCTTCCCTTTCCCGGCAACCCTGAGCTGCAACCTTACGAATTGCATTCTCACGGGGAGAATGCCAGACCTATAGATATCACTCCCACAAATCCATCCGCTGCTTTGACCAGACCACTCAAGGAGCTGAACAGGGAAACCGTGATCAATGCCATCCAAAATACCGCAGGCAATATCACCCGGGCAGCACGCCTTTTGGGAGTTCATAAAGCAACTCTTTACCGACATATGAAAAATTGGGGCTTGAGCAGGGAAGTCATTGGTATTCAGACTCAGGGGAATCGACCAGGGGGACCGGAAAATCCTTGACACATGAAGCTTACTAAGCAGGTTCATTAAAAAAACAAAAGAGCCCGCAAGATGACTCGCGGGCTCTTTTATATTGTATTCTTCCTATCATGCTTTGCAAAAAAAGCTAACGATTAGAGCAAAGCTCCATAGGTAGCACCATTCAGCAGAGACCAGGTTGAGTAAAAACTTGGGCTGCCATAAGAATAGTAGGGATAGCTAAAGCTTACATACGGTGACACAGCGCCGGGTGTAGTCAGATACGGGAAGGGGGTTACATAGGGAGAATAGGGATATCCGTATGAAGGAATCGTAATAGGTGTAGCCAAAGCAGCCAAAGAAGTAATATAAGCAGGATCATAGAATGGGCTAAAGGGTGCATATCCCAACAGGGTTGAAGACCCGGAGATGGGATTGCTGTATCCGTAGCTGGGATAATAAAGAGGATTGGTATAATACCATGATACTGGCAGCCACTGGGCATGAGCACTGACACCGATAAACAGAACTGTAGCCGCTACACACGCCATTATCACTCTCAAAAGCCATCCTTTATTCATAATAAACCTTCCTTTCTTCCATTATAACTCATGAATCTCTTAAAGCTCTCTCTTTAACTCTATCTTTAGATAACTGATAATTACTGAAAATTAATGATTACAACAATTGCTCAAATAACTTTATGAAAACTTCACCTCCTTTTTAATTTTTTTGTAATGTATCATAACATCACCTCCTAAATATTGCTTTTTATGAATTGAGGTTTGAATTTTTTGGATGAATAGAATCCCTTGTAATATATTTCCCATAAAAATACCCTTATCGACGGTAAACGTTTGCAATATCCATGCCATACCCCATTCCAGTGCATCCCCTCCTGATATCTCAGGGAAATATAAATTTTCCCGGTAAACTCATAGGGCTCAGCACTCTCCCTCCCTGGAGTTTGTCTTTCCACACGGCAGACCCCAGGTGATACCTGATATTAGTTGAATTATTAATTCCCTGCCATATGAATTTTGTTTCATATCCTTTC from bacterium carries:
- a CDS encoding Hsp20/alpha crystallin family protein produces the protein MAERTVPVTTAKAKEPIAREETRQEERFLVPPVDIYETPELLMVIADMPGVDKENVDVRVDNNVLTIQGKSGQIAPGNPVYTEFSLLNFFRQFQLSEMMDQEKIGADLKNGTLIIRLPKAEKAKPKKITVNVT
- a CDS encoding Hsp20/alpha crystallin family protein, whose amino-acid sequence is MAYWDPLREMESLRRDFDRIFSTLGEWTSPFSRASFLPGLSTWQYPMVNINEDKDNYYVEALAPGVNPKAIDISIAHNSLTISGEKLMAGAGVEVKPEAYHRNERAAGKFSRSIEMPTEVDADKVKADYRNGLLLVTLPKSEKAKPKQITVNVG
- a CDS encoding glutamine synthetase family protein: MSTKSKEEILSLIKERDVKFIRLWFTDILGQVKSFSITDSELEGALENGMGFDGSSITGFQSIEESDMIAMPDPGTFQILPWRPKEKAVARMICDILTPDKKPYEGDPRYVLKRALQRAKDMGFDHFYTGPELEYFYFKNDQATEILDKGGYFDLTTLDVASDMRRDTILALEQMGVQIEYSHHEVGPSQHEIDMRFADALKMADNVITYRVTVKEIAAQYDCYATFMPKPLFGQNGSGMHTHQSLFRGSRNAFFDANDKYNLSAEAKGYIAGQLKHAREMSSVFAQWVNSYKRLVPGYEAPVYVAWSRRNRSALIRVPMYHPGKEVATRAELRCPDPACNPYLTFAVILHAGLEGIEKGYTMPEPMEKNLYHLTAAERKAAGIESLPDSLGEAITLTENSELVKKALGDHVFSRFVALKRKEWDDYRIQLTQYEMENLLPIL
- the clpB gene encoding ATP-dependent chaperone ClpB, with amino-acid sequence MDMNRLTQKSQEALQQAQTKALRYGHSDIDTEHLLLALLEQPEGLIPRLFNKMDVPVEPLKAEIEQVLQKRPSVTGPGRQQGQVYITPALSQILIRAEDEAKHLKDEYVSVEHIVLAMIDEGINSAAGRLLKQFNVTRERLLQALTEVRGHQRVASANPEATYEALERYGRDLVREVQVGKLDPVIGRDAEIRRVIRILSRKTKNNPVLIGEPGVGKTAIVEGLAHRIVRGDVPEGLKNKSIFSLDMGALLAGAKYRGEFEERLKAVLQEIRQSEGQILLFIDELHTIVGAGKAEGAIDAGNMLKPMLARGELHCIGATTIDEYRKHIEKDAALERRFQPVLIDPPSVEDTISILRGLRERFEVHHGVKIQDNALVAAATLSSRYITDRFLPDKAIDLVDEACAMIRTEMDSMPAELDEVTRRIMQLEIEEAALNKEKDTASRERLKTLQKELAELKARADSMRAQWEAEKQAIRKVQTLREEIEQMRQEISRAERAYDLNRAAELKHGKLPELERRLKAEESRLAQKQGQGKLLREEVTGEEIAEIVSRWTGIPVTRLVEGEREKLLKLDQILHARVVGQDEAVQLVSDAIIRARSGIKDPRRPIGSFIFLGPTGVGKTELARTLAESLFDTEENMIRIDMSEYMEKHTVSRLIGAPPGYVGYEEGGQLTEAVRRKPYSVVLFDEIEKAHQDVFNVLLQILDDGRVTDSQGHTVDFKNTVIIMTSNIGSGYLFEGITEQGEIKESAREAVMVELRQHFRPEFLNRVDEIILFKPLTLGEIEKIVDLLLDNLRKRLSPRRLTLELSEPARRFIAEKGYDPVYGARPLKRFITRELETRLSRALIQGDILDGAKITVGLADSHLSLEHENPAVTETGEAKVAG
- a CDS encoding helix-turn-helix domain-containing protein, which translates into the protein MKSVEQVVGELEEAFFYAGGSKNLYRFVIEAAEKPLIEHVLMRVEGNQLRAARILGINRNTLRSKIRKLGIKVK
- a CDS encoding sigma-54 dependent transcriptional regulator encodes the protein MSDFDQSQGKDQLFSSLDQEMEVPGGNFLGIVGQSELMKRVFHKITVYGPAQAPVIITGETGTGKELIARALHERSERFKMPFVAVNCSALSEELFESELFGHERGSFTGAVKTHKGRFERADKGTLFLDEIGDMPLKTQAKILRVLEEGKFERVGGEQEYPVDVRIIAATNVSLEQAVAVRRFRADLYHRLAVFRIHVPPLRDRPGDIALLVDHFLKILNQRYNRHVLRLTPEALKVLADYHWPGNVRELRNVLERVYVESRGMVIGHNSLNEWVRERDYFAAGEWNLYFPENRKAAKPAIIVPHAPSSNSRQVALLPFKHDTPPRLGDEHWGTPPSTSLPALPFPGNPELQPYELHSHGENARPIDITPTNPSAALTRPLKELNRETVINAIQNTAGNITRAARLLGVHKATLYRHMKNWGLSREVIGIQTQGNRPGGPENP